Within Paenibacillus albicereus, the genomic segment GTCAAGCCGCAAAACTGGGAGCCGGTGCCGCTGCTGTCGCTGGCCGTCGTCTTCGTGGTCTCGCTGAAAGGCTTCATGAACTTCCTGAGCGGCTTTTTCGGCGGCCGGCTCGGCAACCGGGTCGCCTATCGGCTGCGGAACGCCAGCTACGCCAAGCTGCAGGAACTGAGCTATCCGTATTACGACACGGCCAAGACGGGCGACTTGATGAGCCGCCTGACGGCCGATCTGGAGGCGATCCGCCAGTTCATCGGCTTCGGCTTCGCGCAAGTGCTCAACGTCTTCCTCATGATCCTGTTCGGCGGCATCATGATGCTGACGATGGACTGGCAGCTGACGCTCGTTACGCTCGTCGCGATTCCCTTCCTGGCCTTCACCGCCGTGCGCTTCGAGAAAAACATCCATCCGGCGTTCCGCGAGATGCGCCAGGCGCTCAGCCACATGACGACGGCCGTCCAGGAAAACATCACCGGCGTCCGCACGGTCAAGTCGTTCGCGCGCGAGTCCCACGAGGTCGAGAAATTCTCGGCGCGCAGCGCGGAATATCAGACGAACCAGGTCGGCGCGGCGACGATCTGGGCCCGATACTTCCCGCTGATGGAGCTGCTGGCCAACGTAAGCGTCGTCATCCTGCTGATCTTCGGCGGCATGCGCGTCATCGACCAGCATCTGACGCTCGGCGAGCTGGTCGCGTTCTTCAGCCTCATCTGGTACATCATCGGCCCGATGTGGGGCATCGGCTTCCATATCAACAACTACACGCAGTCCAAGGCGTCCGGCGAGCGGGTGCTGGAGCTGCTGAACCAGTTCGTGCATGTGAAAAGCGTACCCGACGCCGTCGTGCTCGACAAAGACCATGTCAAAGGGCATGTCCGCTTCGAGAACGTCACGTTCAATTACGCGGACAAGGAGCCGGCCGTAGTGGACATCAGCTTCGACGCGCCTCCGGGCACCGTCATCGGCCTGCTCGGCGGCACCGGCTCCGGCAAGAGCACGATCATCCAGCTGCTCATGCACGCCTACAACGTCAAGCAGGGCAAGATTTCCGTGGACGGACTCGACATCCGCCAGCTCGACGTGCACAGCCTGCGCAGCCAGATCGCGACCGTATTCCAGGAAACGTTCCTGTTCTCCGCCTCGATCCGCGACAACATCGCCTACGCCGACAAGGACGCGACGATCGAGGAGATCGAGCGCGCGGCCAAGCTGGCCAAGGCGCATGACTTCATTATGGAGCTGCCGCTCGGCTACGACACGCTGGTCGGCGAGCGGGGCATGGGCCTCTCCGGCGGCCAGAAGCAGCGCATCGCGATCGCGCGCGCCTTGATCCGGAACCCGCATATCCTCGTGCTCGACGACGCGACAAGCGCGGTCGACATGGAGACGGAGCATGAGATCCAAGCCGGCTTCAAGGAGCTGATGAAGGGACGCACGACGTTCATCATCGCCCACCGAATCAGCTCGCTCAAGGACGCCGACGAGATTCTCGTGCTCGACAAGGGCCGCATCGTCCAGCGGGGCAAGCACGCGTCGCTCATCCGCCAGAGCGGACCGTACCGCGACGTCTACAACATCCAGTACGCCGACCGTCCTCAGCAGGACGACGAGCCCGCGCTGGGCAAGGGAGGAACCGCCTGATGGCACGCAGCGCAAAAGGGCCGGCCGCGACCGGCCTCGACGCCTCCATGCAGGAGGCCGCGCAGGCTCAGCGCCAGCGCTTCAAGTATACCGATGACGAGGTCATCGAGAAGCCGTTCAACTGGAAGCAGGTCCTGCGCCTGCTCTCCTATATGAAGCCTTACCGCAAGCAGCTCGTGCCGATGGTCGTCATGATGCTGCTCGGCACGCTGACGCGGCTGGCCGCTCCGGCCGTCATCATCCTGGCGATCGACGAGGCCATCGACAAGGGCGGCGGGGACAAGGGCCTGCTGCTGACCTACGGCGGCATCATGCTCGGCCTGTACGTCGTCCAGTGGGCCGCCAACACGATCCGCATCAAGTACACGAACGTTATCGGCCAGAAGGTCATCTACGATCTGCGCCAGCAGCTGTTCGAGCATATCCAGAAGCTCAGCTTCCGCTTTTTCGACAAGCGGCCGGCAGGCTCCGTGCTCGTGCGCGTCACCAACGACGTCAACTCGCTGCAGGACCTGTTCACGAACGGCGTCGTCAACCTGCTCATGGACTGCATCCAGCTGATCGGCATCGCCGCGATCCTGCTGATCTGGAACTTCCAGCTCGGCATCGCCGTCATGGTGACGGTGCCGCTCATGTTCATCGTCTCGGGCACGCTCCGCAAGCGCATCCGCTTCGCCTGGCAGGACGTGCGCATCAAGCAGTCGCGCATCAATTCCCATCTCAACGAGGCGATCCAAGGGATGAAGGTGACGCAGGCGTACGTCCAGGAGAAGGAGAACTACCAGTTCTTCGACCATATGAACACGATCAACAAGAAAAGCTGGGACCGCGCGTCCGCGCTCAACCAGACGTTCGGCCCGATCATCGAGGTGACGGCGGCGATCGGCACGCTCATCCTGTTCTGGTACGGCTCGCATCTGCTGCAGACGAACGTCATCACCGTCGGCCTGCTCGTCGGCTTCGCCAACTACATCGGCAACTTCTGGGACCCGATCAACCGGCTCGGCCAGATGTACAACCAGCTGCTCGTCGCGATGGCTTCCTCCGAGCGGATCTTCGAGTTCATCGACGAGGAGCCGACCGTCAAGGAGAGCGGCCGGGCGCGCATGCTGACCGGCATCAAGGGCGACGTGTCGTTCGACCGCATCGTCTTCGAGTACGAGAAAGGCCGCCCGGCGCTCAAGGGCATCTCGCTGGAGGTGAAGGCCGGCCAGTCGGTCGCCCTCGTCGGCCATACCGGCTCGGGGAAGAGCACGATCATCAACCTGCTCTGCCGGTTCTACGATCCCGTGGAGGGCGCCGTCCGCATCGACGGCCAGGACATCCGCGACGTGACGATCGAGAGCCTGCGCTCGCAGGTCGGCATCGTGCTGCAGGACACGTTCATCTTCTCCGGCACGATCCGCGACAACATCCGCTTCGGGCGGCTGACCGCGACCGACGAGGAGGTCGAGATGGCCGCCCGCGCGGTCAACGCGCATGAGTTCATCGTCTCGCTGCCCGACGGCTACGACACCGAGGTGCAGGAGCGCGGCAACGTGCTCTCGATGGGCCAGAGGCAGCTGCTCAGCTTCGCCCGCGCGCTGCTCGCCGATCCGGCGATCCTCATCCTCGACGAGGCGACGGCCAGCATCGACACGGAGACCGAGCTGAAGATCCAGGAGGCGCTCAAGACGCTCCTGGCCGGACGCACGTCGTTCATCATCGCGCATCGGCTCTCGACGATCCGCCATTGCGACAACATCGTCGTGCTGGACCATGGCCGCATCGTGGAGCAAGGCGACCATGACGCGCTCATGCGCCACGGAGGCACGTACCACGGCCTCATCGAGGCGCAGTACCGGTTCCTCAGCGCCTGATGCGGGGCAAGACAAAAAGCTGGCCTGCCCGTCCTGGAAAGGACGGGCAGGCCAGCTTTTTTCGGCATGCGGCAGCTTGCGGTTCGAAGACGTGTTGAAGTCCCTTTACGATGAGGCGGACAAGAAGGCGTCGAGGCGATCGAACGTGCCGCCAAAGCCTTGCTCGATCATGCTGGAGGAGGCGCGGAACAACGCAGCTTCCTCCGGCGTAGGCTCGCGGGGCTGCCGGTCATCCTAAGGCGCGTTCCGCCGTCCTCCTCGTCGAGCACGATCGTGTTGCGGATGAGCAAAGGCCAGTTCTCGTCGAAGAAGGCTCGCGCAATCCGTCCTTCCTCGTCGGAAAAGGCGTTGGTGAAGACGAGCCGCCCCGGACTCTCGATCTCCTTGAATTGAAGCACCCCCCACAGCGTCTGCCCTTCAGGCGAGGTCTGGCGGTAATGGAAGCGGCCGCCGGGCTCGATGCGGGCGGCGATCGCCGTCGTCTCGAAGCCGGCTGGCCCCCACCATTCGAGGAAGCGGTCCGATTGCGTGAAGGCTTGGAAGACGGCTTCGCGCGAGGCGCGGAAATGGCGGGTCAGGCCAAGCTCGGAAGAATCGGTCATGGCATGGCCTCCTTGAATTGGAAAGGAACGATGCGGACGAAAGATGCCGACGTCAATCGGGGGACTGCTGAAGCCGCTGCAGGTATCCGTCAAGCCGGTCCATCCGCTCTTCCCAGTCTCGGCGGAACGAGGAAGCCCAGGCTTCGAGCTCCTGGAAAGGCTTCGGCGCGAGCCGATAGATGCGGCGGTTGGCTGAAGCTTCCACCAGCAGCAGCCCGGCCTCGCTCAGCACCTTGAGATGCTTGGATGTCTGCGGCTGATTGAGGGAGAGCCGCTCCGCGATCTCCCCCACCGTGAGCGGGCCGGAGCGGAGCAGCTCGACGATCAGCAGCCGATTCGGCTCGGCCAGCGCTTGAAGGATCGATTTCATGCCCTAAACATACTTCCGGAGGAATATATCTGTCAAGGAAAACGCTTGTGTTCGCTTGATTTTTCAATAGACAGCGTCCAAAATGATAGGGATCATGTACCGGAAAATGGGAACAGGGGGAACTGAAATGTCGTATGGACCGCCGCTGTCTGAAGGGGCGCGCAAGCTGCTGCTGCTGGGCTCCGGAGAGCTCGGCAAGGAGGTCGTCCTCGAAGCGCAGCGGCTCGGCGTGGAGACGGTCGCTGTCGACCGTTATGCCAACGCTCCCGCGATGCAGGTGGCGCATCGCTCGCATGTGATCGACATGCTGGACCCGGAGCGGCTGCGCGGGCTGATCCTGCAGGAAAAGCCGGATCTGATCGTGCCGGAGATCGAAGCGATCGCCACGGGCACGCTCGTCGAGCTGGAGCAGGAAGGCTTCAAGGTGGTGCCTACGGCGCGAGCCGCGCGGCTGACGATGGATCGCGAGGGCATCCGGCGGCTGGCGGCGGAGACGCTTCGGCTGCCGACCGCATCGTACCGCTTTGCCGATTCGCTGGAGGAGATGCGGGCCGCCGTGCTGGAGCTCGGCCTGCCATGCGTCGTCAAGCCGATCATGAGCTCCTCGGGCAAGGGCCAGAGCGTCTGCCGTTCCGAGGCGGAGATCGAGAGCTGCTGGAACTACGCGATGGAGGGCGGCAGGGCCAAGAAAAAACGGGTCATCGTCGAAGGCTTCGTGCGCTTCGAGTCCGAGATTACGCTGCTGACGGTTCGTTCCGTCTCAGGGACGGCGTTCTGCCCTCCGATCGGACATGTGCAGCAGGACGGCGACTACATCGAGTCGTGGCAGCCGCATGCGATGAGCGAAGCGCAGCTGCGCGAGGCCGAGCGGATCGCGCTGGCCATCACCGAAGCGCTCGGGGGATGGGGGCTGTACGGCGTCGAGCTGTTCTTGACGGAGGACGGCGTCCTGTTCAGCGAGGTGTCGCCGCGGCCGCATGATACCGGCATGGTGACGATGGCGACGCAGGACCTGTCCGAGTTCGCGCTGCATGTCCGCGCCATCCTCGGCCTTCCGATCCCAGGCGTCCGGCTGCTGTCGCCAGGCGCGAGCCGCACGCTCAAGGCTGCTCGCGACAGCCGCTCGTTCGCCGTCGAAGGGCTGGAGCAGGCGCTCGCCGTACCGAGCGCGCAGGTGCGCGTATTCGGCAAGCCGGAGACGCGCAAAGGCCGACGCATGGCCGTCGCCCTCGCCTCCGGTCCGGATGCCGAGTCCGCGCGGGCCGCGGCTCGCCAGGCGGCGGAGTGCTTGTCGATTCGATACGATGGATAAGGGGGAGCAGGCCGACGCGGCCTGCTTTTTTCGTGCGCGCCCGACGCTCGATTCGGCCCTCGTCCGGCGGCTCCGCGATTCGCTGCTGAGGGAACAGACGCGCCGAAGGGATTGCGGACCGCATCATTTGCAAAAACTTGTCGCAAGCCTTATTTTTAGTAGATGATGCTATACCAAATGTTCACAATTCAAATTCGAGCAAGGGGAGCCGAAGAAAGATGAAGTCATCCGGCATATTATGGCGGGTCGTGGGTACGGCGGCGCTCGCCTCGACGCTGCTGCTCGCAGGCGGGTTCGCCTTCGCCATGCGCGACATGCTCGTCGTCACGCCTTCCGTGCAGCAGACGGCGCGCCAGGCTCCGGCAGAGGCCCGGTCCGGAGGCGAATACCTGCAGGCGGACGAGATCCTCGTGACGGCGCTCGGGGATTCCTTGACCAAGGGGGTAGGAGACAACAGCGGCCGCGGCTATGTCAAGCCGGTGCTCGAGCAGCTGGAGGCCGCGACCGGCAAGCCGGTGCAGCAGATCAACAATCTGGCCGTAAGCGGCTTGACCGCGGCGGAGCTCGACAAGATGCTGGCCGAGGACCGAGGCCTCGACAATCCGATCCGGCAGGCCAACCTGATCCTGCTGACGATCGGCGGCAACGACCTGTTCCGTCCCGTGCTGGAGGCGAGGGACGAAGGCGGCGGAGGCGACATCCCGCTGGACGAGATCGAGGCCCAGATTCCGGCAGCCGCAGCATCGCTCAAAAGCATCGTCGAGCGAATTCGCGCGGTCAATCCCAAGGCCACGCTCGTCTATGCCGGCCTGTACAATCCTTTCTACGACATCGCGGATCTGCGCGAAGGCAGCGCGGCCGTCCAGAAATGGAACGACGAGGCGTACCGCATTCTCGCCGAGGACGAGCATGCGGTGCTCGTCCCCGTCATGGATTTGTTCCAGCAGCGCTCGGCCGCCTATATGGCGTCCGATCATTTCCACCCCAATCAGGACGGCTACGCGCGCATCGCGCAGCGCATCGTGCAGGCGCTGACCTGACGGATGTCCGTCCCTGTCGGGCCAGATGAGCGAGAGACAAAAGGAGAGGACCTGCATGACGATTGATTACCCCGTTCGCAAAAGGACCCCGTCCCGCCCTTCGGCCGCCGCGCGGAGCGCCGCTCCGCAAGCGGGCGTCGCCTCCGGCGAGCCCGTGCTGGACGTGCGCGGCCTGAAAAAGAAAATCCGCCGAAAATGGATCATCCATGAAGTCGGCTTCCAAGTGTATCCCGGCGAGATTTTCGGCTTCCTGGGACCGAACGGCTCCGGCAAGACGACGACGATCCGCATGCTCGTCGACCTCATCAAGCCGACCGAAGGCGAGATTCGGATCGGCGGACACGATCTCGGCCGCGATCCGGAGAAAGCTCTGGCCGAGGTCGGCTGCATCGTGGAGAATCCGGAGATGTACCCTTACCTCACCGGCTGGGAGAACCTCGAACAGTTCGCCCGCATGCAGCCGGGCATCGGCGAGGACCGCATCCGCGAAGTCGTTGCGATCGTCCGTCTGGAGGATCGCATCCACGACAAGGTGCGCACATACTCGCTCGGCATGAGGCAGCGGCTCGGCATCGCGCAGGCGCTGCTCGGAAGCCCCAAGCTGCTCATTCTGGACGAGCCGACCAACGGTTTGGACCCGAAGGGCATCAAGGAGCTGCGGGAATTCATCCGCATGCTGTCGGAAACCGGCCTCAGCCTGTTCATCTCCAGCCATCTTCTGAGCGAGATCCAGCTCATGTGCGACCGCGTCGCGATCATCAGCGAAGGCCGGGTGCTCTCGGTCGGCCGGGTGGACGAGCTCGTCGGGCAGGCCGCGAGCTACGTCATGTGGCAGACCGATCGTCAGGAGGAGGCGAGAGCATTGCTCGCGGAGCAGCCGTCCGTCCGGCTGTACGGCGAGGACGAGCATCGGGTCGACGAGAGCGCGCTCGCGCATCTTCCCGGAGCGATCGTGACGACCGTGGACGATGAGGCGCTCCCGGATGTCGTGGAGCTGCTCGTGCGGCGAGGCATCGGCATCGAAGCGGTGCAGCGCGTCGCTCCGACGCTCGAGGAGCTGTTCTTGAGGCTGACGGAGGTGGAGGCCAGGTGAAGGGGATGCTTCCGCTCGTGCAGAACGAGACGCTGAAAATTTGGAAAAAGAAGCGGTTCTATGTTATCCTTCTAATCCTGCTGGTGCTCGTGCCGCTGTTCACCTATGCCCAGCTCCGGGTATCCCAGACGAATGCCGCCAACTTCAAGGATTGGCGCAACCAGATCCAGCAGCAGATCACCGACCTGCAAAATACGCTCGCGAGCGACCGCATGCCGGAGGAGTGGAAGAAGTACGACCGCATCAAGGTGCAGCAGCTGCAATATTACCTGGATCATGACATCAATCCGAACAGCCCGGACGCGGCCACGTTCACCCGCCAGTTCATGGCGAGCTCCGTGTCGATGTTCTTCCCGCTGCTCATCCTCGCGCTCTCGTCCGACCTCGTGTCGGGCGAGAGGACCGGAGGCACGATCAAGATGCTGCTGACCCGTCCGGTACGGCGCTGGAAAATCCTGATGAGCAAGCTCATCGCCTTGACGCTGTACGTTTCGCTGGCTATCCTGGCGACCGGCGCGGTATGCTATCTCATATCCGGAATCGTCTTCGGCTTCGGCGGCTGGACGATGCCGGTGTTCACCGGGTTCGTCATCGACGGCGCCTCGTTCGACTCGACGGGCGTGCACGCCGTTCCCCAGTGGGCATACATGCTCATGCAGAGCGGCCTCATCTGGATCAGCTGCATGACGATCGCGATCCTGTCCATGATGGTGTCGGTGCTCGTCCGCAGCACCGCGGCGAGCATCGTGACGATGATGGCGGCGGTCATCTCCGGCAGCATCCTCGCGGGCATGGCCTCCTCGTGGGAGACGGCGAAATATATCTTTTCCGTAAATATCGACCTGACCGACTATCTCGAGGGCACGCCGCCTCCGATCGCAGGCATGGACATCGGATTTTCCCTGACGGTGCTCGGCATCTGGGCGGCAGCCGCGCTCGCCGTATCGTTTGGCGTCTTTACGAAACAGGACATCTTGAATTAAAATAGCGTGAGTTATGGGCAGGAACAGCAAGGAACAGAAAAGGGGGACGCGTATGGCCGAACAACTGGACCTTTACGCAACCGAATCGGCGAATACGGCGAAAAGCCCTTCCTATGAAGCGGACGACATCCAGATTCTCGAGGGCCTGACCGCGGTGCGCAAGCGCCCGGGCATGTACATCGGCAGCACGACGAGCTCGGGCCTGCACCATCTCGTGTGGGAGATCGTCGACAACGCCGTGGACGAGCATCTGGCCAAGTTCTGCACGGAAATCGCCGTCACGCTGCACAAGAACGGCTCCGTGACCGTGCATGACAACGGACGAGGCATCCCGACCGGCATGCACAAGAGCGGCATTCCGACGCCGCAGGTCGTGTTCACAATCCTGCATGCGGGGGGCAAGTTCGGCGGCGGGGGCTACAAGAAATCCGGCGGCCTGCACGGCGTCGGCGCTTCGGTGACGAACGCCTTGTCGGAATGGCTCGAGGTGGAGATATTCCGCGACGGCAAGATACATAAGCAGCGGTTCGAATACTGGGTCGACAGCCAGGGCAAGGAGCATGTCGGCGAGCCGGTGACGGGCCTCGACGTGGTCGGCAATACGCGGCAGACCGGCACCAAGGTGACGTTCAAGCCGGATACGCGCGTATTCCACGGCAACACCTCGCTGAGCTTCGATACGCTCAGCGACCGGCTGCAGGAGATCGCCTTCCTGAACTCGGGGCTCAAGGTGACGATCCGCGACGACCGCAGCGGCCATGAGAACGTGTTCTACTACGAGGGCGGAGCGAAGCAGTTCGTCGAGTTCCTCAACGAGGAGAAGTCGGTGCTGCACGAGGCCGTGCGCTTCGCGGCGGAGAAGGACGACATCGAGGTCGAAGTCGCGCTGCAGTACAACGACGGCTATACGGAGACGATCGTCAGCTTCGTCAACTCGATCCCGACACGCGGGGGCGGCACGCACGAGACCGGCTTCAAGACGGCCTATACCCGCGTGCTCAACGATTACGCCAGGCGAGCGGGCCTTCTCAAGGAGAAGGACAAGAACCTCGAGGGCGGCGACCTGCGCGAGGGGATGATGTGCGTCATCAACATCAAGATGGCGGAGGTCGAATTCGTCGGGCAGACGAAGGACCAGCTCGGCAGCAGCTCCGCGCGCAGCGCGGTCGACTCCGTCGTCGCAGACAAGATGGCGGTCTTCCTGGAGGAGAATCCGCAGATCGGCCAGATGCTGCTCAAGAAGGCGATCCAGGCTTCGCGCGCTCGGGAAGCGGCTCGCAAGGCGCGCGAGGAGATCCGCAGCGGCAAGAAGCGCAGCGAGTCGTCCAATCTCGGCGGCAAGCTGACGCCGGCGCAGTCCAAGGATGCCTCTCGCAACGAGCTGTTCATCGTCGAGGGCGACTCCGCGGGCGGCTCCGCCAAGCAGGGCCGCGACTCCAAGTATCAGGCGATTCTGCCGCTCAAGGGCAAGCCGATGAATCCGGAGAAGGCCCGCCTCGCCGACATCCTCAAGAACGACGAGTACAAGGCGATCATCGCCGCGATCGGCGCGGGTGTCGGTCCGGAGTTCGAGGCGGAGGAGTGCAACTACAGCAAGATCATCATCATGACCGACGCCGATACGGATGGCGCGCACATCCAGGTGCTGCTGCTGACGTTCTTCTACCGGTACATGAAGCCGCTCATCGACACGGGCCGCATCTACATCGCCCAGCCGCCGCTCTACAAGATGTCCCGCAAGACCGGCAAGCTGCAGACGGTGCGGTATGCCTGGACCGACGAGCAGCTGCAGAACTACGGCAAGGAGATGGGCAAGGGCTTCGAGCTGCAGCGCTACAAGGGGCTCGGCGAGATGAACCCCGACCAGCTGTGGGAGACGACGATGAACCCCGAGTCCCGCACGCTGCTGCAGGTGCAGATCGACGATGCGGCCAAGGCGGAGCGGCGCGTATCGACGCTCATGGGAGACAAGGTGGACCCGCGCAAGCGCTGGATCATCGACAATGTCGACTTCACGGAATACGAGGAATAGGAGGAGAGGCTCATGAGTTTGAACGAGCAGTTTCTGCCGGCATTCCTCGAGGAAGTCGTCGGCGACCGGTTCGGACGCTACTCCAAATACATCATCCAGGACCGCGCCATCCCTGACGTGCGCGACGGCCTGAAGCCGGTGCAGCGGCGCATCCTGTACGCGATGTACGACGCCGGCAATACGCCGGACAAGCCGTACCGCAAGTCGGCCAAGACGGTCGGCGACGTGATGGGCAACTACCATCCGCACGGCGACTCCTCGATCTACGAGGGCATGGTGCGGATGGCGCAGCCGTGGAAGATGGGCCATACGCTCATCGACGGCCACGGCAACTGGGGCTCGCTCGACGACGATCCGGCGGCCGCGATGCGCTACACCGAGGCGCGCCTGTCGCCGATCGCGATGGAGCTGCTGCGCGACATCGAGAAGCGCACCGTGCTGTTCAAGGACAACTTCGACAACAGCACCAAGGAGCCGGTCGTGCTGCCGGCCCGCTACCCGAACCTGCTCGTCAACGGCGTCAGCGGCATCTCGTCCGGCTTCGCCACCGAGATTCCTCCGCATAACTTGCGCGAGGTGATCGATGCCTGCATCGCGCTCATGAACGACGGCACCCTGCCGCTCGAGGCGCTGATGGGCATCCTGAAGGGGCCGGACTTCCCGACGGGCGGCATCATCATGGGCGAGGAAGGCATCCGCGACGCTTATTCGACCGGCAAAGGCCGCATCCACCTGCGGTCGAAAACGGCCGTCGAGGAGCTGCGAGGCGGCAAGAAGATGATCGTCGTGACCGAAATTCCGTACCAGGTCGTCAAGTCGCGTCTCGTCACGGCGATGGAGAACATCCGCCTCGAGAAAAAAGTCGACGGCATCGCCGAGGTGCGCGACGAGAGCGGCCGCGACGGCCTGCGCATCGTCGTGGAGCTCAAGAAGGACGCGGATGCGGACGGCATTCTGGCTTACCTGCTCAAGAAGACCGACCTCCAGGTGACCTACAACTTCAATATGGTCGCGATCGTCAACAAAGCTCCTCGCCAGCTCGGCGTCAAGGAGATGCTGGCGGCGTACATCGACCATCAGAAGGAAGTCGTCACGTTCCGCACGCGCTATGAGCTGGAAAAGGCCGAGGACCGCGCGCATGTGCTCGAAGGACTGGTCAAGGCGCTGAACATCCTCGATGACGTCATCGCGGCGATCAAAGCGTCCAAAAACCGGTCTGACGCGCAGGACAACCTCGTCGCCAAGTTCGGCTTCAGCGAGCGCCAGGCCGATGCGATCCTGACGCTCCAGCTGTACCGCCTGACCAACCTCGAGATCACGTCGCTCGAAAAGGAGCTGCGCGAGATCGCGAAGCGCGTGCAGTACCTGCGCTCCATCCTGGACAGCGAGAAGAAGCTGCTCAAGGTCATCCAGGACGAGCTGCTGGAGATCCGCGAGAAGTACGGCATCGACCGCCGCTCCGAAATCCGCGGCCAGGTCGAGGAGCTGAAGGTCGGCCTCGAGGTGATGGTGAGCGCCGAGGACGTGCTCGTGACGATCAGCCGCGAAGGCTACGTCAAGCGGACGAGCCGCCTCAGCTTCGCGCGCAGCGGAGGAGAGCTGGATGCCTCCGGCCTCAAGGAAGGCGATGCGCTCCGCCATGTGCTGGAGTGCAATACGATCGACAGCCTGCTCGTCTTCACGCGCAAGGGCAGCTACTACCTGCTGCCGGTGTACCAGATTCCGGACTTCAAGTGGAAGGACGCGGGCACGGCGATCGTCAACGTCATCCCGATTCCGAAGGAGGACGGCATCGTCGCGGTGCTGCCGGTCAAGGACATCCAGCAGCCGGGGCAGTCGCTGTTCTTCTTCACGAAGCGCGGGCAGGTCAAGCGGACCGAGCTCAAGGACTATGCGACGAACCG encodes:
- the gyrA gene encoding DNA gyrase subunit A — protein: MSLNEQFLPAFLEEVVGDRFGRYSKYIIQDRAIPDVRDGLKPVQRRILYAMYDAGNTPDKPYRKSAKTVGDVMGNYHPHGDSSIYEGMVRMAQPWKMGHTLIDGHGNWGSLDDDPAAAMRYTEARLSPIAMELLRDIEKRTVLFKDNFDNSTKEPVVLPARYPNLLVNGVSGISSGFATEIPPHNLREVIDACIALMNDGTLPLEALMGILKGPDFPTGGIIMGEEGIRDAYSTGKGRIHLRSKTAVEELRGGKKMIVVTEIPYQVVKSRLVTAMENIRLEKKVDGIAEVRDESGRDGLRIVVELKKDADADGILAYLLKKTDLQVTYNFNMVAIVNKAPRQLGVKEMLAAYIDHQKEVVTFRTRYELEKAEDRAHVLEGLVKALNILDDVIAAIKASKNRSDAQDNLVAKFGFSERQADAILTLQLYRLTNLEITSLEKELREIAKRVQYLRSILDSEKKLLKVIQDELLEIREKYGIDRRSEIRGQVEELKVGLEVMVSAEDVLVTISREGYVKRTSRLSFARSGGELDASGLKEGDALRHVLECNTIDSLLVFTRKGSYYLLPVYQIPDFKWKDAGTAIVNVIPIPKEDGIVAVLPVKDIQQPGQSLFFFTKRGQVKRTELKDYATNRSTAIAAVKLAEGDEVIQVLQTAGERHLVLVSRAGAAIRFPAAEVSLMGRVAGGVRGIQLKEGDELAAALEAGPDDEGEVLVISDLGYAKRSLLADYPVQGRGGKGVITFEFKEGKRVKPNGSALVGAFYCKEPRELSALLSGGGEQRFQSEKTPLDDRKSVGRAMVQVDKNDAVLQLFPRPEISQEG
- the parE gene encoding DNA topoisomerase IV subunit B, translating into MAEQLDLYATESANTAKSPSYEADDIQILEGLTAVRKRPGMYIGSTTSSGLHHLVWEIVDNAVDEHLAKFCTEIAVTLHKNGSVTVHDNGRGIPTGMHKSGIPTPQVVFTILHAGGKFGGGGYKKSGGLHGVGASVTNALSEWLEVEIFRDGKIHKQRFEYWVDSQGKEHVGEPVTGLDVVGNTRQTGTKVTFKPDTRVFHGNTSLSFDTLSDRLQEIAFLNSGLKVTIRDDRSGHENVFYYEGGAKQFVEFLNEEKSVLHEAVRFAAEKDDIEVEVALQYNDGYTETIVSFVNSIPTRGGGTHETGFKTAYTRVLNDYARRAGLLKEKDKNLEGGDLREGMMCVINIKMAEVEFVGQTKDQLGSSSARSAVDSVVADKMAVFLEENPQIGQMLLKKAIQASRAREAARKAREEIRSGKKRSESSNLGGKLTPAQSKDASRNELFIVEGDSAGGSAKQGRDSKYQAILPLKGKPMNPEKARLADILKNDEYKAIIAAIGAGVGPEFEAEECNYSKIIIMTDADTDGAHIQVLLLTFFYRYMKPLIDTGRIYIAQPPLYKMSRKTGKLQTVRYAWTDEQLQNYGKEMGKGFELQRYKGLGEMNPDQLWETTMNPESRTLLQVQIDDAAKAERRVSTLMGDKVDPRKRWIIDNVDFTEYEE